In Saprospiraceae bacterium, the sequence GAAGCAAAAACTGCTGAGATGAATAAGTCTAAAACCAAAAAAACCTGGATATTCAAAGCCAATAATGTCCGGGACTTCGCCTGGACTTCTTCCCGAAAATTCGTTTGGGATGCTTTGCCAATCAATGTCAGTGGCAAAAAAGTCATGTGTATGAGCTTTTATGGCAAAGAAGCCTATCCAATCTATAATAAATACTCTACAAAAGCTGTGGCCCATACAATCAAGACCTATTCTGACCATACGATTCCTTATCCTTATCCGGTCGCTCAAAGCGTGGAAGCTGCCAATGGGATGGAGTATCCTATGATTTGTTTTAACCCTGGCAGAGCTGAAAAAGATGGTAGCTACAATGAAGGAAATAAAAATGCAGCAATCCTGGTCATCATCCACGAAGTGGGGCATAATTTTTTCCCAATGATCATTAATAGCGATGAGAGACAATGGACCTGGATGGATGAAGGGCTAAACTCCTTTATGCAATATATTACCCAGGAATTATGGGACAATAAGTATCCATCAGAAGGTGGTGTCCCCTACAAAATCACTGAATATATGAGCTGGCCAAAAGATCGGCTAGAGCCAATTATGACCAACTCTGAAAACATCATTGGGTTCGGTCCTAATGCTTATGACAAAGTAGCAACAGGCCTTAATATGCTTCGGGAGACCATCATGGGCAGAGAACTTTTTGACCAGGCATTTAAAGAGTATGCCAGGCGGTGGGCATTCAAACACCCTACACCTGCAGATTTTTTCCGAACCATGGAAGATGCCAGCGGTGAAGATCTGGATTGGTTTTGGAGAGGTTGGTTTTATAGTATTGATGCGTGTGATATTTCGATTGATACGGTTAAGTTTGCCAAAGCAGATGTCAATGCAGTACCAGCTCGTCCAAGAGATACTTTCGAAATGCGCAGTCTGCCCAAGCCGGATGTAAATGATTTTGAAGACCTGTCAAAAATTCGCAACCGACAAGATACCTCTATCAAATTTGTTACTGACAAGGATACCACTTTAAGAGATTTTTATTGGAAATATGCCCGGGAAATCGAAAAATACGATACTACTAAATATAAGGTCGCAGCATTGGCCAATCAAGACACTTTGGATGCCAATTTAAAAATGAAATATGAAAAGAAAAATGCCTATGAGATCACTTTCAGCAATAAAGGTGGCTTAGTGATGCCGATTATACTTGAATGGAAATTCAAAGATGGTAGCACTGAAATTGAGCGACTTCCAGCCCAGATCTGGAGGAAAAATGAAAACAAGATCACCAAGACTTTTGTCAAGGACAAAGAAATCGCCTCCATCAAATTAGATCCATTTAGAGAAACGGCGGATATAGATGAATCGAATAATTCGTATGGAGATGAGACCAAACCGATAGCGCCTCCAAGTCGATTCAAAGTATTCAAGCAAAAACAAGTGACTCCTGCACCAGGTATCAATCCAATGCAAAAGGCTGCGGAGAAGGCTAAGACTTAGGTCATTACAGACTTTTTAAATTAATGTAGGTGCCCCGGGATGACTCGTTCCGGGGCTTTTTTATGGTGATTTTCTGCGTTAAAGAGTATCGATTGGTAGTCAAAATCGCTTCTAATGTCTAAGAAATGAGGTTTTAAGGCAAGTAAAAGGTAACTTTACTTCTAACCAATCATTTAAAAAAGTTATATATGAGTATTACAATTATCGGAATTGCATTGTTTTTGTTTTCTATACAGGGCATGGGGAAGGATTCTCCTTTGTCAAAATTTTCAGGCATTGGTAAAGGTGTAGGCATCTTACTGATCGTTGCAGGCCTTCTATCATCTATGGTAGTGCAGATAGATGCAGGCAAAGTCGGGGTCCAATCATTGTTTGGAAAAGTACAACAGAAAACACTAGTATCTGGACTTAATATAGTCAATCCTTTGATCAAAGTGACTGAGTTTGATATTAAAACACAGAATTATACCATGTCAGGCGTTCAGGATGAAGGCTCTAAAATGGGTGATGACGCAATCCGGGTTTTGTCAGCGGATGGCTTGGAGGTAGTCATTGATGTAACGGTACTATTTAGGGTCGTCTCTATTAAAGCACCAGATATTCTGAAAGAAATTGGAACAGACTACAGAAATGTTATCATCAGACCTATGGTACGGACCAAACTACGGGACAATGCAGTATATTATGATGCTATAGCCTTGTATTCCAGCAAGCGCGATGAGTTCCAAAACCGAATATTTGAAAGCATTAAAAATGAATTTGCCAGTCGTGGACTTGAACTCGAATCCTTATTGGTCAGAAACATTGTTTTACCTGAATCGGTGAAGGTAACCATTGAATCAAAGATCAATGCGGAACAAGATGCTCAAAAGATGACCTTTGTATTACAGAAAGAAAGACAAGAGGCTGAAAGAAAAAGAGTAGAAGCACAAGGGATAGCTGACTATCAGAAAATTTTGAGTACCGGTCTCAGTGATAAGTTATTACAATATGAAATGATCAAAGCAAATAAAGAGATCGCTGTCTCTCAAAATGCCAAAGTAATCATCATGCCTGCCGGCAAAAATATGCCTGTCTTTTTAAGTGATAAATAAGGAGGGCTAGTTGGTAAACCGCTGTATTAGAAAAAGTTAAAAAGAGGTTTTGTGAAAAAAAAAGGTACAAATCTGGTTATCCGGATTTGTACCTTTTTTTTGGTGAATGAATTTTGTAAAATGGCGAATCTGAGACAGAAGATTGCCATAATAAAACTTACCTCTGAATTATAAATTTCTTTGTTTTGGTCCCTTCATCAGTAGAGATTCTCATCAGATATGTGCCCGGAGCCAAAGATGTCGTTTTAAAATCGAAAGACTCTTTCAGAACATTCTTTTTAGACTCAAACTGCAATACACGGCCATGGATATCCGCGATGACAAAATTGACATTGGTAGCTTTCTCAAAATTGACATTAGCGCGAATAAAATCCGTCGCGGGGTTCGGCATGAGTTGCAAGGTGTATTCCGGTAAAGTGATTTGATCTACAGGTGTGGCTAAGGATATACGCATACTGATCTCAGGCGCATAAGGGAATAAACTCCAACCATCATTAATTAGGAAAAGAAAACTGCCAAAGTCGTAATAATAATCTAACTCATTGTAATTCAAAAACTTATTAGCGGCGTCTGCATAGGACACCACCACCAAATATTTTGACCCTTTTTTCAATGGTACACCATCATTAAAATTTTGAATTTCTTGTAAAGTCACCTCAGCCCGCTCAGAATTCTGATTTTTAAAATCATAGGTAGCTGTGCCGACTATTTCTAAGCTCGGGTTTGCAGTGATCCCTTTTGTCAAATCCCAGTTTGACAAATCTGATAAAATATTGTCTTTAAATCTGGCCAGATAGATGGTAACGCTTTTGCCCGCCATGATATCACCGCCAATAGAAAATGCTCCAAATCCTGCGGAAGTTGCAGTAAATTTATCATTAGCATTCCAATCGGTGCTGGTGAGATAGAGATTAGCCCACTGGAAAGTTAGATTGCCACTGATACCCTCTCGAATTTTGAGTCCCATCATGTTTAGAATAGAGGTTGTCGGTAATGACAAAACTGATCTCCCGCTTATTGTCGGTGATATTGCCATCATCTATACCGGCAGGGTTGACGATAGAGTATACTATTTTATAAAGGCCTTGAGCAAGTTTCCCTGGTATATATGATTTAGGAAAATTGATAACCAAGCTGTCAGAATTATTGCCAACTATATTGGCAATGATCACACTATCACGGTGGAGCACTTTATTGGAGGCATCCAAAACCTGTACTTTAGCAACCGCATTGCCCACGGACACAGATCCCAAATTAGTGATCTCCTCCCAAAATGAAGAGGTGTCTGTAGTGATTTGTGATGAGGGAGTGGCATAATTAAATGGCATAAAGAAATTCTCAGTGACGACCAGGTCGACAGAGGCTCTGCCTAAAAGCTGCACATCGTCAATGATCCATGCATAAAAATCACCGTCAAAAGTGAATTTTATCCTTGCTTGCGCTTTATTGGCTAACTGGGGTAGCTCCATTTTTATAAATTTGCCACCAGGTGTAGCCTGGTTAGGGAGCACATCTTCATTGACTGCAATTGGATTAGACCAGGTAGTTCCACCATCAATAGAGTACGCTATCGAAGAACTTCCATTCAATCCTGCAAATAATTCAAAGAATTTTAAAGTGACGGAATTGAAAGTACTGCAATTTATGATGGGCGAGATCAATTCGCCCTCATGATTTGGGTAGGGAGGAGGTCCATTAGGAATTTTGAGTGTATCTCCATCTGTGGTCAGGAAGTCAGCATCAAAGACCATAGCACCATTATCTGCAGTGGGGGCATCAATTCTGAATCCACTTAAAGCCCCATTACTAATGCCTTTTGGATGCCAGAAAAAGGTATCTCTTGGTGCACTGATACCCTTAGTGGTCCAGGCGCCTTTACCCCCATCGAAGGTCTCTGAATAAAGTACTGGTGCGCCAGCTGAAGGATCTGCAAAATACAGAAAAGCTTGCGCGCCATTTGCAGCAGATCTTATTCTATCACAGTCCGCTTTGGAGATCATCACACATGGAATGGTGACCGAAGGATCTGGCAAACCAAATATAAATCTTGCAGGACTAGTGACATTATTACAAAGTATCAATGCTTTTGCTCCTGCTCGCTGAGCTTTCTGTGCTTTTTCCAAAAAAGTACAAGTACCGCGATCAATGACCACGATTTTGCCACTTACATTATTCATGATGGTATCACATGCCAGGCTGGAGCCGGCTCCATTATTAGCAAAAACGAGTTCACCCTTTATTGTATCCACAAAGCCATTTCCCAGCAGTCCTTTTGTAATGGCAATATCTCCGGCTATTGAAGCTGGTGAAGTAATCCTAAGGGTTGACTGTGAATACCCAATCAGGGAAAAAGTTAACAAAACGACGAATGACCAGAATCTGAGCATATGATTAAATATTATTTTATTAAAAATATTAAGGTTATACATGCAAAATTGTTTTTTGAAACTGCAATAATAAATAGATCTATTGATAAAAATGAATTAGTTCTTCAAGTTGGATTGCATGTACTCCGGGTATACTGCATACATGTCCGGCTGCCTGGTTGGAGAGTTGTGCAATTTCCATCAAAGATAACGCTTTCATAACACCCAATGTTGCTACAGCGGTGACTGTATCTCCAGCCCCACTGACATCTGCCACCTGCCTGATTTCTGTAGGCACGATAAAGCTCGAATGACCATCACTGATATAGATGCCATGTTCGGCTAAAGTGATCATGCTGGTTTGATGGTTCAATTTTTTT encodes:
- a CDS encoding M1 family metallopeptidase is translated as MKYLLLIKKSLFTTLFLVLSLLAFTQSTSNHGNKFEQLGGILPTPNEYRTASGAPGTKYWQQRADYDIKCELDEVNLKLTGSEVITYFNNSPDVLNYLWLQLDENQHSTVNNANYQNTSSLPAVATDRMLDAVEARKTDNGYGHIIHKIVDMAGKPLEYTLNKTMMKVMLKTPLRPNTSFAFKIDWSYKLADRRDFVQFGGARGGYEYFPEDGNHIFTIAQWYPRMCKYGDEIGWQNHQFTGTGEFTLSFGNYKVQMTVPADHVVGSTGECQNYLTNLNAEQKSRWAKAQTATEPIEIVTLAEAKTAEMNKSKTKKTWIFKANNVRDFAWTSSRKFVWDALPINVSGKKVMCMSFYGKEAYPIYNKYSTKAVAHTIKTYSDHTIPYPYPVAQSVEAANGMEYPMICFNPGRAEKDGSYNEGNKNAAILVIIHEVGHNFFPMIINSDERQWTWMDEGLNSFMQYITQELWDNKYPSEGGVPYKITEYMSWPKDRLEPIMTNSENIIGFGPNAYDKVATGLNMLRETIMGRELFDQAFKEYARRWAFKHPTPADFFRTMEDASGEDLDWFWRGWFYSIDACDISIDTVKFAKADVNAVPARPRDTFEMRSLPKPDVNDFEDLSKIRNRQDTSIKFVTDKDTTLRDFYWKYAREIEKYDTTKYKVAALANQDTLDANLKMKYEKKNAYEITFSNKGGLVMPIILEWKFKDGSTEIERLPAQIWRKNENKITKTFVKDKEIASIKLDPFRETADIDESNNSYGDETKPIAPPSRFKVFKQKQVTPAPGINPMQKAAEKAKT
- a CDS encoding prohibitin family protein codes for the protein MSITIIGIALFLFSIQGMGKDSPLSKFSGIGKGVGILLIVAGLLSSMVVQIDAGKVGVQSLFGKVQQKTLVSGLNIVNPLIKVTEFDIKTQNYTMSGVQDEGSKMGDDAIRVLSADGLEVVIDVTVLFRVVSIKAPDILKEIGTDYRNVIIRPMVRTKLRDNAVYYDAIALYSSKRDEFQNRIFESIKNEFASRGLELESLLVRNIVLPESVKVTIESKINAEQDAQKMTFVLQKERQEAERKRVEAQGIADYQKILSTGLSDKLLQYEMIKANKEIAVSQNAKVIIMPAGKNMPVFLSDK
- a CDS encoding T9SS type A sorting domain-containing protein — its product is MMGLKIREGISGNLTFQWANLYLTSTDWNANDKFTATSAGFGAFSIGGDIMAGKSVTIYLARFKDNILSDLSNWDLTKGITANPSLEIVGTATYDFKNQNSERAEVTLQEIQNFNDGVPLKKGSKYLVVVSYADAANKFLNYNELDYYYDFGSFLFLINDGWSLFPYAPEISMRISLATPVDQITLPEYTLQLMPNPATDFIRANVNFEKATNVNFVIADIHGRVLQFESKKNVLKESFDFKTTSLAPGTYLMRISTDEGTKTKKFIIQR